One stretch of Thermoplasmata archaeon DNA includes these proteins:
- a CDS encoding nitroreductase family protein encodes MEVLEAIKSVKSVSKYKPDPVPEQKVQTVVNAARLAISADNLQPWKFIVVSDEDRKRKLMGMTTDGRKLPDAPLMVVACARLDEAVAMVGGYMNSYPVDVGMAVAHLTVAATSEGLGTSWVFSFNEEKVKNLLGIPADAHVVGLTSLGFPEAFEPPAGRKHLSEILAYNAYE; translated from the coding sequence ATGGAGGTCCTTGAGGCCATCAAGTCGGTGAAGAGCGTGAGCAAGTACAAGCCGGACCCGGTCCCCGAGCAGAAAGTCCAGACGGTGGTGAACGCCGCGCGGCTCGCGATCAGCGCGGACAACCTCCAGCCCTGGAAGTTCATCGTTGTCTCGGACGAGGACCGCAAGCGGAAGCTGATGGGCATGACGACGGACGGCAGGAAGCTGCCCGACGCCCCGCTCATGGTCGTGGCCTGCGCTCGGCTCGACGAGGCCGTCGCGATGGTCGGCGGGTACATGAACTCGTACCCCGTCGACGTCGGCATGGCGGTCGCGCATCTCACCGTGGCGGCGACGAGTGAGGGGTTGGGGACCTCCTGGGTCTTCTCCTTCAACGAGGAGAAGGTGAAGAACCTGCTTGGCATCCCGGCGGACGCCCACGTCGTGGGGTTGACGTCGTTGGGCTTCCCGGAGGCCTTCGAGCCTCCCGCGGGGCGCAAGCACCTGTCGGAGATCCTGGCGTACAACGCGTACGAATAG
- a CDS encoding amino acid permease produces MADASGALRVATRAARLLTAALGVLVLIVATYGLAGELNSLRVTGLDRFSMGDAAAFVALLAGILTGGLLLGSAIGRARVRLPSLRPGPGPRPVYGFTTILAIGIGSTLGAPLFLLIPVNVIQYEIVSILSLVLAAALSIAMAKNNADSYGVLKRSGRVAVGGPAFVGVALGTRSARYFISRFSMAVANTALAAYCVIVFVVFVFGYLPGLLGAYGLGGPLTFYIVALIIILFAAWFVMNSIFERRYARVIGRAQIVFTSLLVLIVVAQSYLLGSAGGWNLRGLGSVPPGSPLDWVGLTVVNTGYLYLLFFGFQEIQALDREAHDRSPIPILSWIRRGYTADKGRYFGVAMVVTVLIAAGINIFYALAVFAANPSPAGVASSQIPALYVAQSVLGGPHEALMGLAFMLATFTTFVPAFLAATRHIRSLGEDGFLPRAIARGSWLCVLAAIVFLVAAGQDFLVSITDYMVLVSLGIIALAAVWLRRNRKAAVERKDALAVGVGVSCLGAAAALYIVTPSVAVFGSLSIVVAFLTYDLLELGSLGTRLFLAVLDAVTFVLLSIYPRTFEAAGIPVFPGLQSAAGDTGALRVVLLLCGLVLIVSFALEVVVRKVPPPTEPPAAPETE; encoded by the coding sequence ATGGCGGACGCGTCCGGCGCACTGCGAGTCGCCACACGGGCCGCCCGTCTCCTGACCGCGGCGCTGGGCGTCCTGGTGCTCATCGTGGCGACCTACGGGCTCGCGGGGGAGCTCAACTCGCTCCGGGTGACGGGACTCGATCGGTTCTCCATGGGGGATGCTGCGGCGTTTGTGGCGCTCCTGGCCGGAATTCTTACGGGAGGACTTCTCCTCGGGTCCGCGATCGGGCGAGCTCGGGTCCGTCTGCCCTCGCTCCGGCCGGGCCCGGGGCCACGACCCGTGTACGGGTTCACGACGATCCTGGCCATCGGCATCGGGTCAACGCTCGGTGCTCCGCTCTTCCTGCTCATTCCGGTCAACGTGATCCAATACGAAATCGTCTCGATCCTCTCCCTGGTCCTTGCCGCGGCCCTCTCCATCGCCATGGCCAAGAACAACGCAGACAGCTACGGGGTGCTGAAGCGGAGCGGCCGGGTCGCGGTCGGCGGACCTGCCTTCGTCGGCGTCGCCCTGGGCACACGCAGCGCGAGGTACTTCATCTCGCGCTTCTCCATGGCCGTTGCGAACACGGCCCTGGCCGCGTACTGCGTCATCGTATTCGTGGTCTTCGTCTTCGGTTACCTCCCCGGCTTGCTGGGCGCGTACGGGCTCGGAGGACCGCTGACGTTCTACATCGTCGCTCTGATCATCATCCTCTTCGCCGCCTGGTTCGTGATGAACTCCATCTTCGAACGGCGGTACGCCCGGGTGATCGGCCGCGCCCAGATCGTCTTCACGTCCCTTCTCGTGCTCATCGTGGTCGCCCAGAGCTACCTCCTGGGCTCCGCGGGCGGGTGGAATCTCCGCGGCCTCGGCTCCGTTCCGCCGGGCTCCCCGCTGGACTGGGTCGGCCTGACCGTGGTGAACACGGGCTACTTGTACCTGCTCTTCTTCGGGTTCCAGGAGATCCAGGCCCTGGACCGCGAGGCCCATGACCGATCCCCGATCCCAATCCTCTCCTGGATCCGGCGGGGCTACACGGCGGATAAGGGGCGCTACTTCGGTGTCGCGATGGTCGTGACCGTCCTCATCGCCGCCGGAATCAACATCTTCTACGCGCTCGCCGTGTTCGCAGCGAACCCGTCTCCCGCGGGAGTCGCCAGCTCCCAGATCCCCGCCCTGTACGTAGCGCAGTCCGTCCTCGGCGGTCCCCACGAGGCCCTCATGGGCCTCGCCTTCATGCTGGCGACGTTCACGACCTTCGTCCCCGCGTTCCTCGCGGCCACGCGGCACATCCGGTCGCTCGGGGAGGACGGATTCCTCCCGCGGGCCATCGCACGCGGGTCCTGGCTCTGCGTCCTCGCGGCCATCGTGTTCCTCGTTGCGGCGGGACAAGACTTCCTCGTGAGCATCACGGACTACATGGTCCTCGTGAGCTTGGGGATTATCGCGCTGGCCGCGGTCTGGCTGCGGCGGAACCGAAAGGCGGCCGTGGAGCGCAAGGATGCGCTGGCTGTGGGCGTGGGCGTGTCGTGCCTAGGCGCGGCCGCGGCCTTGTACATCGTGACGCCGTCCGTCGCCGTGTTCGGTTCCCTGTCCATCGTCGTGGCCTTCCTGACATACGACCTCCTCGAGCTTGGCTCGTTAGGGACCCGGCTATTCCTCGCGGTCCTCGATGCGGTGACCTTCGTCCTCCTATCGATCTATCCGCGGACCTTCGAGGCTGCGGGAATCCCCGTCTTTCCTGGGCTCCAATCCGCCGCAGGGGACACCGGCGCCCTTCGAGTTGTCCTCCTGCTGTGCGGCCTCGTCCTCATCGTCAGCTTTGCCCTCGAAGTCGTGGTCCGCAAGGTCCCGCCCCCTACCGAGCCGCCGGCCGCGCCTGAGACGGAGTGA
- a CDS encoding MFS transporter: protein MEGGPARRAWLTRDALLLCLSAFFADTGYQAVAAVFPLFLVYQMGESAIYVGLFFALAYGIGSLFAYVGGRAGDRFNKKYVALAGNLLIPLMSLSGLSASVAVAGGLFVAGWWARYSRTPARRAWLVEVTDPQYRSKVFGFLHALDVGGGVLAVSYSVVLLLVHVSYTDVLLVTVLPLLLSSLCLVLARRPSPATAAAPRARPTGSAAGQGDAVVAYRALLASATLFGFSFYSFGFPILTVAQAQSGGSLSEMSALAVVTFGVYLGLSALAGIVLGGRHLRPIRAIWSIGYLVAAFASLAIGTLYLVGASAFPFYAAAGALGFATGCVETFEPTLISNLVAAHRLSEGMGWLSMTRAVGLFTANLVLGVLFGLNEFYAYVYAFSTAVVAAAILAYAERRTRRTAGAEPGSSTS from the coding sequence ATGGAAGGCGGCCCGGCCCGTCGCGCGTGGCTCACCCGGGACGCGCTTCTCCTCTGCCTCTCGGCGTTCTTCGCGGACACCGGGTACCAGGCCGTGGCCGCGGTGTTCCCCCTTTTCCTGGTGTACCAGATGGGGGAGAGCGCCATCTACGTGGGCCTGTTTTTCGCCCTTGCGTACGGCATCGGATCCCTCTTCGCGTACGTCGGCGGCCGGGCCGGGGACCGGTTCAACAAGAAGTACGTCGCGCTCGCAGGGAACCTCCTCATCCCCCTCATGTCGTTGAGCGGCCTCTCCGCGAGCGTCGCGGTCGCGGGCGGACTGTTCGTCGCGGGCTGGTGGGCCCGGTACTCCCGTACGCCGGCGCGTCGTGCGTGGCTCGTCGAGGTCACGGATCCCCAGTACCGGTCAAAGGTCTTCGGGTTCCTCCACGCGCTGGACGTTGGCGGCGGGGTGCTCGCGGTCTCGTACTCCGTGGTCCTCCTTCTGGTCCACGTCTCCTACACGGATGTCCTCCTCGTCACCGTCCTCCCGCTCCTCCTCTCGAGCCTGTGCCTCGTCCTCGCGAGGCGGCCGTCCCCGGCAACCGCCGCGGCGCCGCGTGCCCGCCCCACGGGTTCCGCCGCGGGTCAGGGCGACGCCGTCGTCGCCTACCGGGCCCTCCTGGCCTCCGCGACGCTCTTCGGCTTCAGCTTCTATTCGTTCGGGTTCCCGATTCTCACGGTGGCCCAAGCGCAGAGCGGCGGATCGCTTTCCGAGATGAGCGCGCTGGCCGTGGTCACCTTCGGGGTGTATCTTGGGCTCTCCGCCCTGGCGGGGATCGTGCTGGGCGGCAGGCACCTCCGTCCGATCCGAGCCATTTGGAGCATCGGATACCTCGTTGCCGCGTTCGCCTCCCTGGCCATCGGCACCCTCTACCTGGTCGGCGCGAGCGCCTTCCCGTTTTACGCCGCGGCCGGAGCCCTCGGCTTCGCGACCGGGTGCGTCGAGACGTTCGAGCCCACCCTGATCTCGAACCTGGTCGCCGCCCATCGCCTGTCGGAAGGGATGGGATGGCTCAGCATGACCCGGGCCGTGGGCTTGTTCACCGCGAACCTCGTGCTGGGCGTGCTCTTCGGCCTCAATGAGTTCTATGCCTATGTCTATGCGTTCTCGACTGCGGTCGTCGCGGCAGCCATCCTGGCGTATGCCGAACGGCGGACGCGGCGTACCGCAGGTGCCGAACCGGGGTCCAGCACCTCCTGA
- the ilvD gene encoding dihydroxy-acid dehydratase, with protein MARKRDRNMKHRSWEITDGPSRAPARSMLRAMGLGDEDFARPFVGVANSWSEVTPCQLNLDQVARRVKEGVRAAGGTPREFPMIAVSDGIAMGHEGMRASLVSREVIADSIELIMHAHRYDALVACAGCDKTIPGSLMAMARLNLPSVFTYGGPALPGRFRGRDVTIQDMFEAVGAFEAGRMSAEDLAGIERCAFPGPGTCAGLFTANTMAACAEALGLTVPQDAAIPSADPAREEHAERVGRAVMRSLELGLRPRDILTHDAFVNAITVDAAMGGSTNAVLHLLAIAHEAGVRLAIDEFDRISRRTPHLASLKPGGQYVMADLYRAGGVPVVMRRLLDAGRLRGDCVTVTGDTLAERLRDVPTRVPDELLHSVEAPISTAGTLAILHGNLAPDGAVVKTAGVRHLRHTGPARVFDGEQSALAAAETRGVEPGDVVVIRYEGPRGGPGMREMLAITGALVGQGLGDQVALVTDGRFSGATTGLMVGHVSPEAWDGGPLALVREGDTVEVDVPRRRLRVRLTPKELASRRTRWRQPKPRYARGALAKYAKLVGSASRGAVCD; from the coding sequence ATGGCTCGGAAGCGAGACCGGAATATGAAGCATCGGAGCTGGGAGATCACGGATGGGCCTTCCCGGGCGCCGGCGCGTTCCATGCTGCGCGCCATGGGCCTCGGCGACGAGGACTTCGCGCGGCCGTTCGTGGGGGTCGCGAACAGCTGGAGCGAGGTGACGCCGTGCCAGCTCAACCTGGACCAAGTCGCGCGACGAGTGAAGGAGGGCGTCCGCGCCGCGGGCGGCACGCCGCGGGAATTCCCCATGATCGCGGTCTCCGACGGCATCGCAATGGGCCACGAGGGCATGCGCGCGTCCCTGGTCAGCCGCGAGGTCATCGCGGATTCCATCGAGCTCATCATGCACGCGCACCGATACGATGCGCTGGTTGCCTGCGCGGGCTGCGACAAGACGATCCCGGGATCGCTCATGGCGATGGCCCGACTGAACCTCCCCTCCGTGTTCACGTACGGCGGCCCTGCCCTCCCTGGCCGCTTCCGGGGCCGGGACGTGACCATCCAGGACATGTTCGAGGCCGTGGGCGCCTTCGAGGCGGGCCGGATGAGCGCGGAGGATCTCGCGGGCATCGAGCGCTGCGCCTTCCCCGGACCCGGCACGTGCGCCGGGCTCTTCACCGCGAACACGATGGCCGCCTGTGCCGAGGCCCTCGGACTCACGGTCCCCCAGGATGCCGCGATTCCATCCGCGGATCCGGCTCGGGAGGAACATGCGGAGCGTGTCGGCCGAGCCGTGATGCGGTCCCTCGAGCTCGGGCTCCGGCCCCGCGACATCCTGACGCATGACGCGTTCGTGAACGCGATCACGGTCGACGCGGCCATGGGAGGATCGACGAACGCGGTTCTCCATCTCCTCGCGATCGCGCACGAGGCGGGCGTCCGGCTTGCGATCGACGAGTTCGACCGGATTTCGCGGCGGACGCCGCACCTGGCCAGCCTCAAGCCCGGCGGGCAGTACGTCATGGCGGACCTGTACCGTGCGGGGGGCGTCCCCGTCGTGATGCGGCGGCTCCTGGATGCAGGCAGGCTCCGCGGAGATTGCGTCACGGTGACCGGTGACACCCTGGCGGAGCGGTTGCGGGACGTCCCGACTCGAGTGCCCGACGAGCTCCTGCACTCCGTCGAGGCACCGATCAGCACCGCCGGAACCCTGGCGATCCTCCACGGGAACCTGGCCCCGGACGGTGCCGTCGTGAAGACCGCCGGCGTGCGGCATCTCCGGCACACGGGCCCTGCGCGAGTGTTCGACGGGGAACAATCCGCGCTCGCGGCCGCGGAGACGCGTGGTGTCGAACCCGGCGACGTGGTGGTGATTCGGTACGAGGGGCCAAGGGGCGGCCCAGGGATGCGCGAGATGCTCGCCATCACGGGGGCGCTCGTGGGCCAAGGTCTAGGGGACCAAGTCGCCCTCGTCACGGATGGGCGGTTCTCCGGCGCAACAACGGGCCTCATGGTGGGCCACGTATCGCCGGAAGCCTGGGATGGCGGCCCGCTCGCGCTCGTCCGCGAAGGCGACACGGTCGAGGTCGACGTCCCGCGTCGAAGGCTTCGAGTGCGACTCACGCCGAAGGAACTCGCCTCTCGCCGCACACGCTGGAGGCAGCCGAAGCCTCGGTACGCCCGCGGTGCACTGGCGAAGTACGCGAAGCTGGTGGGCTCGGCCTCCCGCGGCGCCGTGTGCGACTAG
- the proC gene encoding pyrroline-5-carboxylate reductase — translation MNGQETVGIAGVGKMGEALVKGLVQRAALPPSRILITDALPARAEEVASMYHVVQVPSPAALAERSDILILAVKPKDMRELVRSLAGHVRKDAAVVTLAAGIGTDTVEEGLRGTGHVVRMMPNLACGVGEGATAFALGRTATRDDADRVAELMGSLGRVLEVEERHLDAVTGLSGSGPGFMAALAQAMIDGGRRSGLPEDVARKLALQTMKGTAELLLSDGGDPERLFQLVATPGGTTVAGWRLMEERGVPQAVSDGIVAASMRARELARENARSTPTAKEAAPGDALSVSTE, via the coding sequence ATGAACGGACAAGAGACCGTCGGCATTGCTGGTGTGGGCAAGATGGGCGAAGCCCTCGTGAAGGGACTCGTGCAGCGAGCTGCGCTCCCGCCTTCCAGGATTCTCATCACGGATGCCCTCCCGGCCCGGGCCGAGGAGGTTGCCTCCATGTACCACGTCGTGCAGGTTCCCAGCCCCGCGGCGCTTGCGGAACGATCCGACATCCTCATCCTGGCCGTGAAGCCGAAGGACATGCGGGAGCTGGTCCGCTCCCTCGCGGGACACGTGCGAAAGGATGCGGCGGTCGTCACGCTCGCGGCGGGCATCGGGACGGACACGGTGGAGGAAGGACTCCGTGGCACGGGTCATGTGGTCCGCATGATGCCGAATCTGGCGTGTGGCGTCGGCGAGGGAGCAACCGCCTTCGCCCTCGGTAGGACCGCGACACGCGACGACGCCGACCGAGTCGCGGAACTCATGGGCTCCCTGGGACGCGTCCTGGAGGTGGAGGAGAGGCATCTCGATGCGGTGACCGGACTCAGTGGGAGCGGGCCCGGGTTCATGGCCGCCCTCGCACAGGCGATGATCGACGGCGGGAGACGTTCCGGGCTCCCGGAGGACGTCGCACGCAAGCTCGCACTCCAGACGATGAAGGGGACCGCGGAGCTGCTGCTCTCGGACGGCGGCGATCCGGAGCGGCTGTTCCAGTTGGTCGCGACTCCAGGCGGCACGACGGTCGCAGGGTGGCGCCTCATGGAGGAACGAGGCGTGCCGCAGGCGGTCTCCGATGGAATCGTCGCCGCCTCCATGCGGGCCCGCGAACTCGCTCGAGAGAACGCGCGTTCCACGCCCACTGCCAAGGAGGCCGCACCGGGTGATGCTCTTTCGGTCTCGACCGAGTAA
- a CDS encoding Lrp/AsnC family transcriptional regulator — protein sequence MEQLDETDREILDVLMQDASRSIADIARELHMPRPTVQYRVQKMRERGVIRAIKAIPDYGKLGKPVTAFILVSFLPNPDVSQRELADKISKLAGVHEVHVISGEWDLLLKIRAASMEDLGRIVIDKLRALKGVGHTVTCASFTAVKE from the coding sequence ATGGAGCAGCTCGACGAGACGGACCGGGAAATCCTCGACGTCCTCATGCAGGACGCTTCGAGGAGCATCGCGGACATCGCTCGCGAGCTGCACATGCCGCGGCCTACGGTCCAGTACCGCGTGCAGAAGATGCGCGAGCGCGGCGTAATCCGCGCGATCAAGGCGATTCCCGACTACGGAAAGCTCGGCAAGCCGGTGACCGCGTTCATCTTGGTGAGCTTCCTGCCGAACCCGGACGTGTCCCAGCGCGAGCTTGCGGACAAGATCTCCAAGCTCGCCGGCGTCCACGAGGTCCACGTGATTTCCGGGGAGTGGGATTTGCTGCTGAAGATCCGTGCGGCATCCATGGAAGATCTGGGCCGCATCGTGATCGACAAATTACGCGCTCTGAAGGGCGTTGGCCACACCGTGACGTGCGCCTCGTTCACCGCGGTCAAGGAGTGA
- the pheT gene encoding phenylalanine--tRNA ligase subunit beta, with protein sequence MTNVDVPYEDLIDLLGRRISLEEAVNRITYMGSGPEGVQGDVMTFDIFPNRPDLYSVEGIARSLRGYLGIETGLPTYAVSPSGIDFLVDPSVARVRPFAVGGVVRGVDLDDRLLRSLVDLQEKLHTTTGRRRKKVAIGIHDLDRVEPPFTFKAVAPHSLRFVPLGSAKEMDLADILIQHEKGVEYRAILEGKEAYPIIVDKNGAVLSFPPIINGVRTQLTPDTRDLFLDVTGTDFEAVSGSLNILATSLAERGGKIQTVRTIYADRTIDTPDLSPIPLALDLARAQELLGLDLTPEKAVELLRRMRHDADAHGRSVRVRAAAYRMDLLHEVDLAEDVAIAWGYDRYPRGLARQQTIGTPLPKTLFSEALRQLLIGYGYQEVMSLTMASAEEPLATPERAVVLNPVTTDLTTLRSSLLPGLLNLFKLNKHRELPQRIFEVADVVLEARNARHVAAAAMHPRASFTEAKSLVLSLLRDAGREGAVEPVEDANFIAGRAASVLADGREFGRFGEIHPRILEAYTLVQPVMAFELDVELLRGA encoded by the coding sequence TTGACCAACGTCGACGTTCCCTACGAGGATCTGATCGACCTTCTCGGGCGACGGATTTCGCTCGAGGAGGCGGTCAACCGGATCACGTACATGGGTTCGGGGCCCGAAGGGGTCCAGGGCGACGTGATGACGTTCGACATCTTCCCGAACCGGCCCGACCTGTACTCCGTGGAAGGGATCGCGCGGAGCCTCCGTGGGTACCTGGGGATCGAGACGGGCCTGCCTACGTACGCGGTCTCGCCCTCGGGCATCGACTTCCTCGTCGACCCCAGCGTCGCCCGGGTCCGCCCGTTCGCCGTGGGTGGCGTCGTCCGCGGAGTGGACCTGGACGACCGGCTCCTCCGCTCGCTCGTCGACCTCCAGGAGAAGCTGCACACGACGACGGGCCGCCGGCGGAAGAAGGTCGCCATCGGCATCCACGACCTCGACCGCGTCGAGCCCCCGTTTACGTTCAAGGCCGTCGCGCCCCACAGCCTCCGATTCGTCCCCTTAGGCTCCGCGAAGGAGATGGACCTCGCGGACATCTTGATCCAGCACGAGAAGGGCGTCGAGTACCGCGCCATCCTGGAAGGCAAGGAAGCCTATCCGATCATCGTGGACAAGAACGGTGCCGTCCTCTCCTTCCCGCCAATCATCAATGGGGTCCGGACGCAGCTCACGCCGGACACGCGCGACCTCTTCCTGGACGTGACGGGCACCGACTTCGAGGCGGTGAGCGGATCGTTGAACATCCTCGCGACCTCGCTCGCGGAGCGGGGCGGGAAGATCCAGACCGTCCGCACGATCTACGCGGACCGCACGATCGACACGCCCGACCTGTCGCCGATTCCCTTGGCCCTGGACCTGGCACGCGCCCAGGAGTTGCTGGGGCTCGACCTGACTCCCGAAAAGGCAGTCGAGCTCCTCCGGCGGATGCGGCACGATGCCGACGCGCACGGTCGGAGCGTGCGCGTGCGGGCCGCCGCGTACCGGATGGACCTCCTGCACGAGGTCGACCTTGCGGAGGACGTCGCGATCGCCTGGGGTTACGACCGATACCCGCGGGGCTTGGCGCGGCAGCAGACGATCGGCACGCCCCTCCCGAAGACCCTCTTCTCCGAAGCGCTCCGGCAATTGCTCATCGGCTACGGGTACCAGGAGGTCATGTCCCTGACCATGGCAAGCGCGGAGGAGCCCCTGGCGACGCCGGAGCGCGCGGTCGTGCTGAACCCCGTGACCACGGACCTGACGACCCTGCGGTCCTCCCTGCTGCCCGGGCTCCTCAACCTGTTCAAGCTCAACAAGCATCGCGAGCTCCCGCAACGCATCTTCGAGGTCGCCGACGTCGTCCTCGAGGCGCGGAACGCGAGGCACGTCGCGGCGGCAGCGATGCACCCCAGGGCCTCCTTCACGGAAGCGAAGTCCCTCGTCCTGAGCCTGCTTCGGGACGCGGGTCGCGAGGGGGCCGTCGAGCCCGTCGAAGATGCGAACTTCATCGCAGGTCGGGCGGCCTCCGTGCTCGCGGACGGACGGGAGTTCGGCCGGTTCGGGGAGATCCATCCCCGGATCCTCGAGGCGTACACGCTCGTTCAACCCGTCATGGCATTCGAGCTCGACGTCGAGCTCCTCCGGGGCGCGTGA